In the Leptolyngbya sp. SIO1E4 genome, one interval contains:
- a CDS encoding phytoene synthase, which yields MLQLSNSPQFKQLASVEDAYEICRQITAEYSKTFYLGTLLMTPEKRRAIWAIYVWCRRTDELVDGPQAALTTEETLDRWEEQLESLFRGHPIDETDVALVDTLNRFSLDIQPFKDMIEGQRMDLYRSRYATFEELELYCYRVAGTVGLMSTTVMGIDFEQHTAPWRRYGPLPNPAKEAVALGIANQLTNILRDVGEDARRKRIYLPLEDLALFDYTEEDLMNGVIDDRWRALMQFEIQRARKFYREAQTGISQLSPDARWPVWSAQVLYSKILSVIEDNGYDVFNKRAYVPTLQKLWCLPGALVRSRML from the coding sequence ATGCTGCAATTGTCTAACTCGCCGCAGTTTAAGCAATTGGCTTCCGTGGAGGATGCCTATGAAATCTGCCGTCAGATTACAGCAGAGTATTCCAAAACATTTTATCTAGGCACCCTCCTGATGACCCCGGAGAAGCGCCGGGCTATCTGGGCGATTTATGTTTGGTGCCGCCGGACTGATGAGTTGGTGGATGGGCCTCAAGCGGCTCTGACGACGGAAGAAACCCTCGACCGTTGGGAAGAGCAACTTGAATCTCTTTTCCGAGGGCACCCCATTGATGAGACCGATGTGGCCCTGGTTGACACCCTCAATCGGTTTTCCCTAGACATTCAACCCTTCAAGGACATGATTGAGGGGCAGCGCATGGATCTTTACCGCTCGCGGTATGCCACCTTTGAAGAACTCGAACTCTATTGCTATCGAGTTGCGGGCACCGTCGGGTTAATGTCTACGACGGTGATGGGTATCGACTTTGAGCAGCACACAGCCCCCTGGCGACGGTATGGGCCGCTACCCAATCCAGCGAAGGAGGCTGTTGCCTTAGGGATTGCGAATCAGTTAACCAACATTCTGCGAGACGTGGGTGAAGATGCCCGTCGAAAGCGCATTTATCTACCCTTAGAAGATTTAGCCCTGTTTGATTACACCGAAGAAGACCTCATGAATGGGGTTATCGACGATCGCTGGCGAGCTCTGATGCAATTCGAGATCCAGCGGGCCCGGAAGTTCTATCGAGAAGCACAAACCGGCATCAGTCAGTTGAGTCCTGATGCTCGCTGGCCCGTTTGGTCGGCACAGGTGCTCTACAGCAAGATTTTGAGTGTGATTGAAGACAACGGCTACGACGTCTTCAATAAGCGAGCCTATGTGCCGACGCTCCAGAAGCTTTGGTGTCTCCCAGGAGCGCTCGTTCGCTCTCGGATGTTGTAA
- the pds gene encoding 15-cis-phytoene desaturase: protein MRVAIAGGGLAGLACAKYLADAGHTPIVVESREVLGGLVAAWKDEDGDWYETGLHAFFGAYPNMLQLMGELDILDRLQWKEHTLIFNQPEKPGVLSRFDVPDVPAPINVILSILRNNDMLTWKQKIRFAIGLLPAIVRGQKYVEAMDKYSLLEWLRLQGVDEQVNTDIFIAASKALTFINPEDVSATVPLTALNRFLQERYGSKIAFLDGSPPERLCQPIVDYVTERGGEVHLNKPLKQILLNPDSTVQGFLIRGIHGAADEVITADAYVSALSVDVMKVLMPEPWKGIKFFQKMQGLEGVPVINIHLWFDRKMTDIDQLLFSRSPLLSVYADMSNTCREYANPDRSMLELVLAPAKDWIDKPDEDILAATLAELERLFPQHLTGEAPAQLLKSKIVKTPRSVYTASPGRQACRPDQTTPIENFFLAGSYTMQRYLGSMEGAVLSGKLAAQAVNRQDSANLSVAEPERQPASVS from the coding sequence ATGCGAGTTGCGATCGCAGGCGGAGGACTAGCAGGGTTAGCCTGCGCAAAATATTTAGCTGATGCGGGGCACACTCCCATCGTTGTGGAAAGCCGAGAGGTGCTGGGCGGGCTAGTCGCAGCTTGGAAAGATGAAGACGGAGACTGGTACGAAACCGGGCTGCATGCATTTTTTGGTGCTTACCCCAATATGCTTCAGCTCATGGGTGAGCTAGATATCCTAGACCGCCTGCAGTGGAAAGAACACACCCTAATTTTTAATCAGCCAGAAAAGCCGGGGGTGTTATCTCGGTTTGACGTGCCTGATGTGCCAGCGCCCATCAACGTCATCCTCTCCATCTTGCGTAACAATGACATGCTGACGTGGAAGCAAAAGATTCGGTTTGCTATCGGTCTGCTGCCAGCCATTGTCCGAGGCCAGAAGTATGTCGAGGCCATGGACAAGTATAGTCTTTTGGAGTGGCTGCGCCTTCAGGGGGTTGATGAGCAAGTTAACACAGACATTTTTATCGCTGCATCTAAAGCCCTCACGTTTATCAATCCCGAAGATGTTTCTGCCACAGTGCCCCTCACGGCCCTGAATCGATTCCTGCAAGAGCGGTACGGCTCTAAAATCGCCTTTCTTGATGGCTCCCCCCCAGAGCGGCTCTGTCAACCCATTGTGGACTATGTGACTGAGCGCGGCGGTGAGGTGCATCTCAACAAACCCCTCAAGCAGATTCTGCTGAATCCTGACAGCACTGTACAAGGATTTTTGATTCGAGGTATTCACGGAGCGGCAGATGAAGTAATCACCGCAGATGCTTACGTCTCCGCACTCTCTGTGGATGTCATGAAGGTCTTGATGCCTGAACCTTGGAAAGGCATCAAGTTTTTCCAGAAAATGCAGGGGCTAGAAGGGGTGCCGGTGATTAATATTCACCTGTGGTTTGACCGCAAAATGACCGACATTGACCAGCTGCTATTTTCGCGATCGCCGCTGCTGAGCGTCTATGCCGATATGAGCAATACCTGTCGCGAGTATGCCAACCCTGATCGATCCATGCTGGAGCTGGTGCTTGCCCCCGCAAAAGACTGGATTGATAAACCTGATGAAGATATTTTGGCGGCCACCCTGGCAGAACTAGAACGCCTGTTCCCTCAACATCTCACGGGAGAGGCTCCCGCTCAGCTGCTTAAATCAAAAATTGTTAAAACACCGCGCTCAGTTTACACGGCCTCTCCAGGTCGCCAAGCTTGTCGTCCGGATCAAACAACCCCCATTGAGAATTTCTTCTTAGCGGGCAGTTACACCATGCAGCGTTACTTAGGCAGCATGGAAGGGGCCGTGCTTTCTGGTAAGCTAGCGGCGCAAGCCGTGAATCGTCAGGATTCGGCAAATTTGTCAGTGGCTGAGCCGGAGCGTCAACCTGCTTCGGTTTCTTAG